Within the Vigna angularis cultivar LongXiaoDou No.4 chromosome 10, ASM1680809v1, whole genome shotgun sequence genome, the region atattcattatcataacatggataaaaatcatatacaagaaggattagctccccttacctctattccagacttaatctcctgctccgaatttgtttcccccgaaacccttcagaacctctactcttcttgcaactaaaaatttctccctaactctttcttctttatttctcaagctctcacttgattcctcttctcttggtgccaaatacccttccctcccatggctatttatagtaaaaaaaatttactattccttaatattttaatattatttattattttaatattatttaaaaataatatttcaatcactttctcaccaaatctgatcctaatttctacctactagtttcttccatgctaaggaatccaaatgctgaaaatttatttttactatttactttttactatttactatttactttttactatttactattcactattcactttttactattcgattttcttaaaaaaaaaatactaaataagttatcaaaaattttaacctctccttataaaattactataattttatatccaaaatttatatttttctatccattaaaattattattactaataaaatactaaaatttactataaatatttttcatgggtcttacagtaataataataataataaaaataataataataatacccataataatactaataataataatactaataaaattaataataatgataattcttattattattattattataataataataataataatcatagtaataataataataataatattaataataataatgatgataataataataaaaatagaaataataataataataatagtaaaaataataaataataataataatactaatattaatagtaataataataatagcgataattataataataataataataataataataataataataataataataatattaataagaataatacttataaaattaataataataataataatagtaataataattattattatcataataataataataataatattaattaaataataataataataatcgtatagtaataataattattattataatactaatactaataataaaataataataataagggttaaatatgtttttagtccctaaactattggccgtttctggttttcgtccctctttcaaagtaaggtacaatttggtcctcattcttttcgaaactttgattttaatcctcgaaaactaacaccgttaaaaatgtgctgacGTGACTAACGGTTGACTGACACACGATGTTTTTTTTGAAGTGTTTCTCACTTTTTCtccctttctctcttccttccatcttccacaAACAAGAATATTGAAGTGAATAATTTGCCTCTACAATCGACGTAGCACAGAAAGAAGAAGCTTGAGcgatgataaaaagaaaaagaaaaccgtGAAGGGGAAAGAAACTTGGTGATGGAAACTTCGCAAGCAAAGATTTGCAATCTGACATGTAAGCGCTTAAAATAATGGAATGTCGTGATCTGAATGAAGCTGAATCACTCGTGTGTTTATAGCAGCAAGAAACTCCAAAATGAAAATGACAGATAGAAAGATACATTGGTGTAAATAAAAATGTAGTACAGAAAGTCTAAACGAGATTTGAAACAGAGAATTGTTGTGAGAATGAATGAATCAAGTGTACATGGGAACATCGGTCCAAGCACCGGAGACATGTCCGTTCTCGCAAACATAGGCTCTTACCACAGGCTCTCCGTCGTCGTGAAAGCCGAACACACGGTGGAGGCAGAAGGCAGAGTGGAGATCCCAGGTGAATTTGCAGGCGTAGAAGGCGCAGGGCAGATCCAGCTTCCTCTTGTTGTCGTCGTGAATGGTTCTCCAAACCCTAGTGCGTttgaagttcttcaaaacgCCTCTAAAGAGGCGatacttcttcttctcctccttgtGCACGCAACCCGGCCAATCGCAAACGTACAGGATATCGTCGCGGAACTGCCTCCCGAGCAGCTTGCTCCCCTGCTCCCGGCTTAGGCTCCAACTCCCCGACGCCAGGTGCGACCGCCACGACCGCGATACCTTCCGCTTCTTGCACGCGCCATTCGAAATGACGCCCGCGCTCACCGGCTCCGCCAGCCGCGACGCCTCCGACTCCGTCGCCATGTAgagcagaagaagaagaggggTGAAGTTGGGTGGAAGATGTAACCAGGGATGAAGTTGGGTGGAAGAcggaaggaagagagagaaggggagaaaaagtgagaaacacttcaaaaaaaaaatcgtgtCAGTcaaccgttagccacgtcagcacatttttaacggtgttagttttcgaggattaaaaccaaagttttgaaaagaatgaggaccaaattgtaccttactttgaaagagggacgaaaaccagaaacggccaatagtttagggactaaaaacatatttaaccctaataataataataattattattattattttttttttgtgagtactattattattattactattatttttattagtattattattattattatttttgttagtattattattattactactattatttttattattattattattattattactacaattacaataataataataattattattattattataataaaataataattattattattattattattattataataataataaaagtaatagaaataattactattatttgtTGGCGTTTCAGCTATGCGAGGGGCTCGTTTCGTTGGTGTTCTTGTGGTGGTGGAGATCACAGAAACTCCCTCTTTCGAAGAAAATCGCGATGGCAGTGGAATGAGCTGCGATTTTCGTTTCATGTTTTAGATTAGGGTATTTTTTTGagaattttagggttttgtttctTCTGTTTTTGATTCTTCTCTGCAGATTTGGTTTCACAATTTAGGGTTAGGGTTCATGTGTTTGGGTTTTCTATGTGATATTGTGATTTGGGGTCTTCGTCTTcgttttatttagattttttattgtGCATTTGATTTTCGCAAAGAGTGATTTTGGGtgtttcttctttgttttgtgATTGAACGAAAGCTTTTACATGTTTCTCTGATTGATTCCCATTTTTTTGCCAATGAACCCTAATTCAAATAAAGAACTTTGACTTTCAAAAAGAACTTTGAGTTTATGGATCTTAAATTCCCAAAAAACGATTCCAGTGAAAGAAGCAAATCCTTAAATTCGATCAATGTGAAGTACAAAGGAACtctaatttttcaaaatgaattcCCAATTTTTATAAACCGTAAACTCTGAGTTTCTTTTTCCAATTCATAATTGGAAGAAACTATTTAGTTTAATTCACTTTTACcaaattctttaaattaaaaaaaaatacacgtTAGAATCGCTTAGAATAAATAACTAACTTCACGTCATTTAAAACATTATCATCAGCATGTGAGCATGTCACGAATATGGTATATAATCATTTAGAATAAATAACAAACTCCACTTCATTTAAAGCACTATCATCAGCATGTCACGTGTACGTAGTTGACGTTATTCCAATTTTAATAGCGGGACTCTAATTGtaccaattttacaaaaattaggacccaattgaaataaaaaataagtaagagacttaaagaaaacctaattaaactttattttcattataaatattatatgtattaatttagatattataaaattttatattataagataaaCTATTTAATGCATTATAAATTGGAATTTTCTTTTTAGAGATAAAGATAATGAAATATggttattataaataatatattaaaatggtATGCatgattcttttcttttcttcatattataaatttaaaattaacataaaataattgagttaaattgtataaatttgtttaatttttttattatttttaaatctttgaCATTTTGTCGATATTTTATGTAGTGTTTATTATTagctataatattaatttggaaccaaaattataattaaaacaactaTGCTTTTTCATGGCATAACtcaattaagttaaatatttaatatttataaataatataataaaatataatttagttttatttttaatataatataaacaataaaattcattaaatataatttatattcattattttatatataaagaatggtaaagttatttatattgGTCTAAATAATGGAAGATAAAGAATTGCTTTTTATATCACATAAAccatattcttatttttctcataaaaaaagttatttatatatcATGTAATTTTAACATACTATAATtagtaataatgaaaatataaactttcttatttttctcataaaaatTCGTATTTAtaacaaactaaaaaataataattctacAATCATTCAAAAGTATACTATGaaaattaatctaattttaaGTGCAcaagtaaattataattatttttaataaaaataatgttaaactataaacaatttattgaagaaaaatgaaatatattattgttttattttattaaattaaaaatatactacttattgaatgaattttaggttaaaataaaaaatcattttagaaTATGGTTTATGTTCATTCCATTAAGGGTCTTTCTTCTTGGAcctctcttttctcttactGCACCTGCATTAAAGTTGTAATTCTCAAGCTATCCCATAAAAGTTGTAATTATCATACTATTCcgtattaaaattacaaaaaaatatgtacaccttatttttatattttttggattgACTCTGGAATACACTTTTgagtttaaaaatgtttttcgGAACACAAAAtctagaaaatattaaaatatattccaAATTGAATGTttcaaaaaagttttttttggATCAGGAAGTACTTTccgaaatatttaatttgaaatacaaAAGGAATTTTCGAAATGAGGTCtcagaatattttttaattttgaaatatattttcgagtttaaaatatattttcacgAATCAAAAAATATCTTTCAGAATAATTATTTCATCAGAATAAAAAAACTTccgaaataaatattttaaaatatatttccagATGTAAAAATGTCTTTGGACTTTTTTCttgttattcttattttttaactaattttttttatatataaatgcaTGACTTGTGCTTTTCttgttattcttattttattttttataaattttttttacttttgtagaGTTTGGGGTGAAGGGGAACAGAGAAAATAGTGAAGATGGTGGTTCAGAGGCTAGGCTCTAGGAGGTGGAGTTTGTGAGCAGGAGAGTAGAAATAATGGAGAAAGGGAAGTGTGTTGCAAGGATTGGGAAGAGAAAGTAGGCTGGCTACATCTTTTACTTTGACTGAGGGGTAAAAGGGGAATTTTCAAATCTGGGGAGGTACaggaagaaataaataaaggtgCAGGAAGTAGTAGCATTGTTACATTAAAGCACGttaatattataactaatattttttccagcattaaaactatatatagttACTTCAACTAAAGGTCAATTTTAACtcaaccaaagaaaaaaataaattgtaccATAGATGAGTTTACAGATACAATTAAATCTCAAAATCCTGCCTGTTTCATCGTCCACCAAGTTACCAACCCAGCTAATAAAATGACAAGTTTTGTTGAATGTTGTCataataaagtataaaacaatgtaattaaaaaaagcTATCGTGAAAGAATCGAAAAATGCTCGTTCCATAGGTAGGAGATGCAAAAAAGCCACTAACCGGGCCTAAAGTTGGAAATTACAACCTACCAATAAAAGCacattataaactaaaattacatatcaaatttgaaataataagtGATGAGACAACGTtgaattgatttcttgattCATCTTTATCAGTCGTCCACTAAGAACTGTAAGAAATCTTCCATTGCCTTGAATCCATGCTACAAAAATTTCTCCATGTGTGCACTTCCTCTCCACAACAACTATAGTTACCTgttcttttttactttcttattaCGCATGGCGCTGTCTGGAGTACGACTATCAAGCTTGCGTTTTATCCCTGCTTGTTTTGGTGCACCACTCTTCTCCTTGTGCAAATTTGCTTTAGCCTTTCTGGCAGCCACTGAAGGTCTCTTTGTCAGGCGTTGTTTTGGCTTTTCTCCACCTTGGGTTTTCTTGTGCACATCTGATTTGGTAGCACGTAGACCCTGATAAGATGCATTGGCTTTTCTGTTTGACCTGTTAACACTGCTCGAAGGAGACCGTGAAGCCACAGAAAATTTCTTTGAAGGAGTACCAGGAGCTTGTGTTGATGATGTGTTTGGCCTTTTAGAAGGGGTAGGAGCTTGTGTTGAGGATGGGTTTGACCTTTTAGATGGGGTAGCATCTGCTTTGGCATGAGAGAGTCTCAACTCTCGGTCTCGAAGCTTCAAGTTCCTTTTCTTAACAACAAATTTAGCAGCTTCCTGCATTTACAAGAcaaaacttttaataattaattgacATATGGGATTAAGACATGAAAGAAGTTTGAAACATTCTTTATGCCACGTTTATTTTGAATGCAATAACACTACCTCTAATAACAACCTAACATGTCTAAATTCACAACCAATCAAACACCATTTTGAATACCAACACGACACTGACTTTATACAAGTAAATTTGAAGAATTAGCAGTATAAACCAAATGAAGTAACAGTTCATTCACAACATAGTAATCAACACAAGACACCCTAAATGTTCATTCTGCACTTCGAAGGTCAGGAGTACTCGCCACAAGTATTGGACTACAACTATGCGATTTACAATTCATTGAATTTATGCAGAATACGTGCAGATTTCGTTAgccatataattaattatgtcaTACTATGCCACACTTCGTTGGTAAGCCAGAAGAAGGATCGGGGGATGAGTGCCTAGCTCTTCAGGGATGGGTGCAGAGGTGTGGAATAACAGCACTTGATCTTGCAATAACACAGGCTCTGCAAGGGCATCAGGGAGAAAGTACCAAAGTCAGCCCGGTCTTCATTTCAAATCTCAAGGGCTGAGAGCAGAAACAAATCGCCAGACCCTCCAGCTTCTTTCCTTCAATTTCAACATTAATCACTTGAAGCAAACCACCTCCGTTCCTACCATTTCATCTCCCCCCTTCCTCTTAGATAGTACATCTCCCAAAGCAAACAAAGGCTTTAAAAGGACTGGTGAGAAAAAAGATGTAAGCAAGTAATTTTTTTCAGCTCCGGATCAGCAGAACTAATGATTACAATGGTTTCAAACCCTTTCACTGCAGATCCATCCACAGCAATTGTGAAGTTTTATAAGCTTCTTCATTGTAAGAAAATATCCTAACAGGACTCATAGGTCTGTTAATAACAATATCATAGGGTTTTTAACTTATGCAAGTGGGCGAGAGAATTAGTTGTTGATATTTGTTGGATTGTGGAGCTGAGAAGAGAGCTAATACAAATTGCCTAAAAAATTGAAGGGAGGTTGACAGATCATGCTGTCATTTAAGAGAAGATCAGGGGCTAAGGGCACTGAGAGGTTTCTGCAGAGCTATAATCTTGGGGATTTCCAAACACTATGTGTTAGgaagttaaaaatatatgagCGGAGGAATAAAGGAGGAATACCGAACGGTAGCCGGAAGGAAGGAGGgaatgaccgaacggtagcTGGAAGGAAGGTTGGAAGCAGAGGCCGAGCGGTAGCCAAAGGAAAGAGGGAAGTACCGAACGGGAGCTGGAAGGAGGAGGGAAGTAGATGCCAAGCGGTAACCAGAAGGGAGTAGGGAAGTACAGCCCGAACGATATCTACACTAATACCGAATGGTGGGAGGAAGGAGTGAACGGTGGGAGGAAGGAGTGAAGGAACCGAACGgtatatacactaataccaaaCGGTAGAGCATGAATAAAAAGGGCAGGAAAGTTTGTTAGGTTGCTAGGGGGAGCGAGAGGGTATAAATAAACCTTCTGTGA harbors:
- the LOC108319189 gene encoding phytochrome A-associated F-box protein, which encodes MATESEASRLAEPVSAGVISNGACKKRKVSRSWRSHLASGSWSLSREQGSKLLGRQFRDDILYVCDWPGCVHKEEKKKYRLFRGVLKNFKRTRVWRTIHDDNKRKLDLPCAFYACKFTWDLHSAFCLHRVFGFHDDGEPVVRAYVCENGHVSGAWTDVPMYT